One Glycine max cultivar Williams 82 chromosome 4, Glycine_max_v4.0, whole genome shotgun sequence DNA segment encodes these proteins:
- the LOC102669139 gene encoding uncharacterized protein → MTLFGEEVKDEDRDKWIVWFDGTSYALSHGVGAVLVSPDEQYIPFTASLGFDYTNNIAEYEVCALGIQAAIDFKVKLLKAYIRKMIEFFDDISFHHIPREENQMVDALATLASMFQLTLHGDLPYIEFRCCGKPAHCYLIEEEQDGKPWYFDIKWYIEDKEYPQEASDNDKRMLQRLAANFFLSGNILYKRNHDMVLLRQYL, encoded by the exons atgaccttgtttggGGAGGAAGTAAAGGATGAAGATAGGGACAAATGGATTGTGTGGTTTGACGGCACGTCTTATGCACTAAGCCATGGAGTTGGGGCGGTTTTGGTTTCCCCTGACGAGCAATATATACCTTTCACGGCTAGTTTAGGTTTTGACTACACAAACAACATAGCTGAGTATGAGGTGTGCGCCCTTGGGATCCAAGCGGCAATTGACTTCAAGGTCAAGTTGCTCAAG GCCTACATCAGGAagatgatagaattctttgatgaTATATCCTTTCATCACATTCCTAGAGAGGAGAATCAGATGGTCGATGCCCTCGCCACTCTAGCCTCCATGTTCCAACTAACCCTGCACGGGGATTtgccatacatcgaattcaGATGTTGTGGCAAGCCTGCACATTGCTACTTGATAGAAGAGGAGCAAGATGGTAaaccttggtatttcgatatcaaatGGTACATCGAAGACAAGGAATACCCACAAGAGGCCTCTGACAACGACAAAAGAATGTTACAAAGGTTGGCAGCCAACTTCTTCCTGAGCGGAAATATCCTATACAAGAGGAACCATGACATGGTGTTGCTCCGCCAATACCTTTGA